The following proteins are co-located in the Candidatus Zymogenaceae bacterium genome:
- a CDS encoding TAXI family TRAP transporter solute-binding subunit, whose protein sequence is MNISMKGVRFSIVFIVIFACSCMIASAQDGEDVPLRLAVGEAGSFFWLAGKQYEPLWEEAGVMVDVVTSGDDTQSLTMLLAGDVDMALVPGPVLDVAAGNETDTSSVVAVAPVWPGTVHILITRKKEKTGTISDVKGKRIFQGDEGSWQHTMVDLLFESAGIRTKRLMSDMTMLELIDVMADFINTPLDGAVVLGAVPNPLVDDILRKTGHVYHLIPITGEETELIKASGMTVFPLTVAEGLYPYQREDFITAGYPQFLVSRSDLDEEAARTVAEVLLSGFPESGGNMPRLDASIGPYDPDTYIVPLHPAVRDLF, encoded by the coding sequence ATGAACATTTCCATGAAGGGAGTTCGTTTTAGTATCGTTTTTATCGTTATATTCGCATGTTCCTGTATGATTGCGTCGGCCCAGGACGGAGAAGATGTCCCGCTTCGGCTGGCGGTGGGGGAGGCGGGTTCGTTTTTCTGGCTGGCGGGGAAACAGTACGAGCCGCTGTGGGAGGAGGCCGGAGTGATGGTGGATGTCGTCACGTCCGGTGACGATACACAGAGCCTGACGATGCTGCTCGCGGGAGACGTTGATATGGCTCTGGTGCCGGGGCCGGTTCTGGATGTTGCGGCGGGTAACGAAACGGATACGTCGTCTGTGGTCGCCGTGGCCCCGGTGTGGCCCGGCACGGTGCATATCCTAATCACCAGAAAAAAGGAGAAGACGGGCACGATTTCGGACGTGAAAGGCAAGCGGATTTTTCAGGGTGACGAGGGGAGCTGGCAGCATACAATGGTGGACCTTCTGTTTGAAAGTGCGGGCATACGCACCAAGCGCCTCATGTCGGACATGACGATGCTGGAGCTCATCGACGTAATGGCCGATTTTATCAATACGCCTCTCGACGGTGCGGTGGTCCTGGGGGCTGTGCCGAATCCCTTGGTCGACGATATCCTCAGAAAGACCGGGCACGTGTATCACCTGATTCCCATCACCGGGGAGGAGACGGAACTGATAAAGGCGTCGGGGATGACGGTGTTTCCCCTGACGGTAGCCGAGGGGTTGTATCCCTACCAGCGGGAGGATTTCATAACCGCGGGATATCCCCAGTTTCTCGTCTCCCGAAGCGACCTGGACGAGGAGGCGGCCCGGACGGTGGCCGAGGTCCTTCTCTCCGGATTTCCGGAATCCGGGGGGAACATGCCGCGGCTCGACGCCTCCATCGGGCCATACGACCCAGATACATACATCGTTCCGCTGCATCCTGCGGTTCGGGACCTTTTTTAG
- the yidD gene encoding membrane protein insertion efficiency factor YidD: protein MRLIPMGMIRIYQHTISPDHSPLMTRILPGGVCRFYPSCSQYTYEAIEKYGVIKGSVMGAWRILRCNPFNPGGHDPVP, encoded by the coding sequence ATCAGGCTCATCCCCATGGGGATGATACGCATCTATCAGCATACGATCTCACCGGACCACAGCCCGCTGATGACCCGGATTCTGCCCGGCGGTGTGTGCCGTTTTTATCCCAGTTGTTCCCAGTACACGTATGAAGCCATCGAAAAGTACGGCGTGATCAAGGGGTCAGTAATGGGCGCGTGGCGTATTCTCAGGTGTAATCCCTTCAATCCGGGTGGACACGACCCGGTGCCCTGA